From the Polaribacter huanghezhanensis genome, the window CTGATCTAAAAATTGCGTTTTCGCCAATTTTTCATTATAAATATCTAGTTGATGCGTTGTTAGGTTTAGCCAATCTGTTGGCATATTTTCTAAAACATCTTTTATATAATTGATTCTTTTAGTGTCTTCCATAATCCTGTCTTAATTTCGGAGGGCAATTTACGTTAAATCTTAGTGCTTTAAAAGTGATGCAAGATGTTTTATGTGTTTGATGGAGAATTATTCTTTAATAGATTCGAATAAAATTTGTGAGGGTTTTTGTCAGGAATTTGAATGAGGAAATTAAGAGGTGTAAGCGTCTTAATTTTATCTTTTTATGACAATCATTTAGTTTGTAAATTTTTTTTAAAATAAGTTTAGAAACAAGTTAAACTATTCCGTTATAGAGTCAATTAAAATCGTCAACATATCAATAGCGGCTTGTGCAATTTTTGTGCCTGGACCAAAAACACCAACGGCGCCAGCGTCAAATAAAAATTGATAGTCTTGTGCAGGAATTACGCCACCAACAATCACCATAATATCTTCACGTCCGTATTTTTTTAATTCTTGAATTACTTGCGGAACCAGCGTTTTATGTCCAGCTGCTAACGAAGAAATTCCTAAAATATGCACGTCATTTTCTACGGCTTGTTTTACCGCTTCTTTCGGCGTTTGAAATAACGGACCAATATCTACGTCAAAACCTAAATCGGCATAACCTGTTGCCACCACTTTAGCGCCTCTGTCATGACCATCCTGTCCTAGCTTGGCAATCATTATCCTTGGACGTCTTCCTTCTAATTTGGCAAACTTATCTGCTAACTTAGTTGCTTTTTTAAAGGTTTTGTCTTCTTTTATTTCTTTACTATACACGCCAGAAATGGTTTTATGAACTGCTTTATGTCTTCCGAATATTTCTTCTAAAGCATCAGAAATTTCGCCTAATGTTGCTCTATTTCTTGCAGCAATAATTGCTAATTCTAACAAATTTTTATCCTGATGAATATCAGGATTTTTTGAATTAGAACTAAATTTTGCAGCTTCAGTCAAAGCTAACAAAGATTTTTCAACTTCGGTAGTATTTCTTTCAGATTTTAGTTTGTTTAATCTTTCAATCTGTGACAAACGAACCGCTTCATTATCAACTTCTAAAATATGTAAAGGATCTTCTTCTTTTAATTGGTATTTATTTACGCCAACAATTATATCTTTTCCGCTATCAATTTTTGCTTGTTTAATTGCAGCAGCTTCTTCAATACGCATTTTCGGAATTCCCTTTTCAATAGCTTTGGTCATTCCGCCCAATTCTTCCACTTCTTTGATTAGCTCCCACGCTTTATTGGCAATATCTTCTGTTAGTTTTTCAACATGATAACTCCCTGCCCAAGGATCAACCGTTTTAGTAATATTGGTTTCTTCTTGTAAATATATTTGTGTGTTTCTTGCAATTCTAGCAGAAAAATCTGTTGGCAAAGCGATGGCTTCATCCAACGCATTTGTATGTAAGCTTTGCGTGCCACCAAAGGCAGCTGCCATTGCTTCAATAGTTGTTCTGGCAACATTATTAAACGGATCTTGCTCTGTTAAAGACCAACCACTCGTTTGACAATGTGTTCTTAATGCTAACGATTTTTGATTCTTCGGATTAAATTCTTGAACGATTTTTGCCCACAACATTCTTGCTGCACGCATTTTTGCAATTTCTCTAAAATGATCCATTCCAATGGCCCAGAAAAAAGATAGGCGAGGAGCGAAGCTGTCAATATCCATTCCGGCTTCAATTCCTTTTTTGATGTATTCTAATCCGTCTGCTAGCGTATAAGCCAACTCAATTTCTGCAGTTGCTCCAGCCTCTTGCATATGATACCCAGAAATGGAAATAGAATTAAATTTTGGCATTTTATTACTTGAATATTTAAAAATATCAGCAATAATTCTCATGGATGGCGTTGGTGGATAAATGTAGGTATTACGCACCATAAATTCTTTTAGAATATCATTCTGGATTGTTCCAGAAAGATTTTCTGGAGCAACTCCTTGCTCTTCTGCAGCAACAATATAAAAGGCCAAAATAGGTAAAACTGCTCCGTTCATTGTCATAGAAACCGACATTTTATCTAACGGAATTTGGTCAAATAAAATTTTCATATCCTCAACAGAATCAATGGCAACTCCAGCTTTTCCAACATCGCCTTCAACGCGTTCATGATCTGAATCATAACCTCTATGTGTTGCCAAATCAAAAGCAACAGACAATCCTTTTTGGCCAGCTTCTAAGTTTCTTCTATAAAAAGCATTGCTTTCTTCTGCGGTAGAAAAACCAGCATATTGTCTAATCGTCCAAGGTCTGCGAACATACATTGTAGAATATGGTCCGCGTAAAAAAGGCGGAATTCCAGCAACAAAATCTTCATGAAAAAAAGTATTTTCATCTTGATTTTTAGGAGTTGATAAAGAAATGTTTTGAAGATTTTTTCTACTCATTTTATAAGAACTTATAACTTCATTTTTTTATACATTTTTTCTCCTAAAGATTTAACTTCTTTATTGATGTCTTTTATTTTAAGAGTAATCATAACGATGTAAATAGCTGTTGTTAAGACAAAAAAAGCGCTAATAATAGGGATTAAATTATAACTATTCCCTAAGAACTTATCTAGCTTTCCATCTAGTAAAAATACAAGCGCTATTGCAAAAAAAATAAAAATAGAGTATGGTGTTTTTCTTTTTATTTTTTTGACACGCTTTTTTAGTACACGTTGTTTTGTTTCGTACTCAATTACAATCTTTTCTTTTTCCATAGTAATAGTTTTATTCTGAGTTTATTCTATTTTTTTCAATAGCTTCAGATAAGCGTCTTTTTATTACGGGAGATACTAATGTTTTGATTGGGTTTGTTTTTACAAACGGGTAAATTTCAATTTCATTTTTCATCAAATCATCTTTATTCGCTTGTTTATTTGTGCCTAATAAAACGATTTCCTTCTTGTCAAACTTCCCCTGTTCTTTGATGGCACTTTCGGTAATTTTTCGTTGGATAACACCTTGTTTTAATTGTTTTAAAAAGCCGCCAGATTTTTCAATATCTTTAAATATTTGTAATGCTTTTTCTGCTAATTGATTGGTGATGCTTTCTATATAATACGAGCCGTTTGCAAAAGTATTTGCATTTTCAAAATAACTTTCTTGTTGTAAAATCAGCAATTGATTTCTTGCAATTCGTTCTCCAAATTCATTTTTTTTATGAAAAACACTATCGTAAGATACATTATTAATTGTATTTGCGCCACCTAAAATTGCACTCATACATTCTGATGTTGTTCTTAACATATTTACATTATAATCGTAAATTGTTTTATTCCGCACTGTTGGTTGTGCAAAAATATGTGCGTTTGTTGCTGAAACATCATACTCGTTTAAAAGCGATTTCCAAAGAATTCTAAAGGCTTTTATTTTAGCAATTTCGAAAAAATAATTACTTCCAGTCGCAAAGTTAAAATGAAATTTATGAGCGATCTCTTTTCCAAAATGATTTAGATATTCGTTTGCATGTGCTAATGCATATGCTAATTGTTGTGTAATTGTTGCTCCAGCATTTTGATATAAAGTAGCGTCAATACCAACAGAATTAGTACAAGAATTTACAACATTTTCAAACGCTAAATGATCTACTTTTAAATTGCTAAACCAATTGCCGTTTTGTGCTAAATTATTGATGATATCAATCTGTATAAAGCAATTTTTAGAATCGACAAATTTAGAAACTTCATTAATAAATGCAGCGTCTAAAAAATGAAACCGAAAATAAAGTGTCGTTTGTTTTGCATCAATTTTTTTAAGAACAGTTTTGTAATCAAAGGTTTTATCGGCAATAAATTCGATTGCATTTGCGCCTTTTTCTAAAGCGTTTAACGCAATATAATTGGCTATTTTTTCGTCATTAATAAAAATAGATTGAGAAATATTGCAATTGAATTTAGCTTCTGTTGATATACTATTTTTTCTGTCTTCTTTTGTGTAAAAAGGTTTTACAACAATATCTTCATCAGTTTTCCATAAAAGCGTATCGTTATAATCTGCACCTTTTAAATCAACTTGGATTTTTTGTTTCCAAGCTGCAGCAGAAGTGGTATTAAAATGTTTAAATAACGTTGAGTTCATTATTTTTTTATGGTATCAAATTCTATAATATAAATGTCTTCATTTTCTTTCTTCATCAAATATTGCTCTCGAGCAAACCGTTCTATTTGTAAAGAATCATCTAAGTTTTTTATAGTCAATTTATCTTCTTCTATCTTTTTCTTGTAAAAATCGATAGCAGTTTCTAATTCGTCAATTTCTTTATTGAACTCTCTGTGTACAAGATAAGAATTTTCATCAAAAAATAACATCCAAACAATAAATACAATTAGTATAATTATATATCTATTGGTAAAAAACCGAACAAACTTATTTCGTTTAAACTGCTTAAAAGTCATTATAGTTTATTGCTAATTACAGTTCTAACTATATCTATGGCAACATTATTATGTCTGTCGTTAGGGATTATAATATCTGCATAATTTTTTGTTGGCTCAATAAACTGTTGATGCATTGGTTTTAAAGTGTCTTGATATCGACTTAAAACTTCGTTAATATCTCTACCACGTTCATTAATATCTCTACGAACTCTTCTGATTAACCGCTCATCTGTATCTGCGTGCACAAAGATTTTAATATCAAAAAGATTTCTTAATTCTTCGTTATTAAAAATTAAAATACCTTCAACAATAACTACTTTTCTTGGATGTGTTTTTATAACATCTGTTGTTCTATTGTGCGTAACAAAAGAATATACGGGTTGATTAATAGTTTTTCCAGTTTTCAATTTTTTTAAATGCTCAATAATTAGTTCGAAATCGATTGCCCTAGGATGATCAAAATTTATTTTTGTTCGTTCTTCGTAGCTTAAATTATAGGTAGCTTTATAATAAGAATCTTGTGATATTACACAAACCTCATCGGTAGGAAGCTCTTTTATTATTTTATTGACAACAGTAGTTTTTCCACTTCCTGTTCCTCCAGCAATTCCAATTATAAGCATAATGATAAGGTTGTTTATATGTGATAATTGTGAACAAATTTAATGAAAATTCGTTCAAGTTAAAGCATAAAAAAAGCCCTTTCTTTCGAAAGGGCTTTAAAGAGCCGATGAAGGGACTCGAACCCCCGACCTGCTGATTACAAATCAGCTGCTCTAGCCAGCTGAGCTACATCGGCTTTTGCTTATTTTTAAGCGTGGCAAATATATTATCATTTCTGATATTGACAAACTATTTTTTATTTTTTTTTTATTTTTAAAAACAATGTGTTAAGGGTAGTAGTGTGTTCGTTTTTTATGAATCAAATACGTCTAATTTTATCTGTAAAATGAATTGTATTTTTTTAAAAAAAAGAACAAAACATATAATTATGTTGCAAAATAATCCTATTTTGTAGCCTAAGTCTGACTCTGTCATCGTAATTTAATAAATTATGAAGAGGTTTGACTCTAATTAGAATCTTACTTATGAATAAGCATCTTACCCTAAAAAAAGAGTTTCAAAAATTGCTTCAAGAGCATCCACACTTATATGTTTGGTTAACAGAGGATATACTTTATGGCGTATGGTATTGTAATTTTAAGAACCCTGATGAATTTTTTATAAATGATGCTTTTAAAAAAACACTAAAACATCCTCCTCTTAAAGTTCAAGGACCTTCAGTGTCATTTACTGATATTTTAACTCCAAAAGAAAAGAAAAAAATAGAGAAGCAGGTGCGTTCTTGTCAAAAAAGTGTTTCAGGAAATTTTGACGCTCTTTTTCAATTTAAGAATTATCAGAATGAAACTATAGTTCTACGGGCTATAGGAAAAACCATTTTAGAAGAATCTGGGAGTAAGAAAGGGCTCATCATAAAGTTTTTAAACCCTGACATTTTTGAAAATCAAACCCTTGATTTAAAGA encodes:
- the scpA gene encoding methylmalonyl-CoA mutase — protein: MSRKNLQNISLSTPKNQDENTFFHEDFVAGIPPFLRGPYSTMYVRRPWTIRQYAGFSTAEESNAFYRRNLEAGQKGLSVAFDLATHRGYDSDHERVEGDVGKAGVAIDSVEDMKILFDQIPLDKMSVSMTMNGAVLPILAFYIVAAEEQGVAPENLSGTIQNDILKEFMVRNTYIYPPTPSMRIIADIFKYSSNKMPKFNSISISGYHMQEAGATAEIELAYTLADGLEYIKKGIEAGMDIDSFAPRLSFFWAIGMDHFREIAKMRAARMLWAKIVQEFNPKNQKSLALRTHCQTSGWSLTEQDPFNNVARTTIEAMAAAFGGTQSLHTNALDEAIALPTDFSARIARNTQIYLQEETNITKTVDPWAGSYHVEKLTEDIANKAWELIKEVEELGGMTKAIEKGIPKMRIEEAAAIKQAKIDSGKDIIVGVNKYQLKEEDPLHILEVDNEAVRLSQIERLNKLKSERNTTEVEKSLLALTEAAKFSSNSKNPDIHQDKNLLELAIIAARNRATLGEISDALEEIFGRHKAVHKTISGVYSKEIKEDKTFKKATKLADKFAKLEGRRPRIMIAKLGQDGHDRGAKVVATGYADLGFDVDIGPLFQTPKEAVKQAVENDVHILGISSLAAGHKTLVPQVIQELKKYGREDIMVIVGGVIPAQDYQFLFDAGAVGVFGPGTKIAQAAIDMLTILIDSITE
- a CDS encoding methylmalonyl-CoA mutase subunit beta; translated protein: MNSTLFKHFNTTSAAAWKQKIQVDLKGADYNDTLLWKTDEDIVVKPFYTKEDRKNSISTEAKFNCNISQSIFINDEKIANYIALNALEKGANAIEFIADKTFDYKTVLKKIDAKQTTLYFRFHFLDAAFINEVSKFVDSKNCFIQIDIINNLAQNGNWFSNLKVDHLAFENVVNSCTNSVGIDATLYQNAGATITQQLAYALAHANEYLNHFGKEIAHKFHFNFATGSNYFFEIAKIKAFRILWKSLLNEYDVSATNAHIFAQPTVRNKTIYDYNVNMLRTTSECMSAILGGANTINNVSYDSVFHKKNEFGERIARNQLLILQQESYFENANTFANGSYYIESITNQLAEKALQIFKDIEKSGGFLKQLKQGVIQRKITESAIKEQGKFDKKEIVLLGTNKQANKDDLMKNEIEIYPFVKTNPIKTLVSPVIKRRLSEAIEKNRINSE
- a CDS encoding FtsB family cell division protein, with amino-acid sequence MTFKQFKRNKFVRFFTNRYIIILIVFIVWMLFFDENSYLVHREFNKEIDELETAIDFYKKKIEEDKLTIKNLDDSLQIERFAREQYLMKKENEDIYIIEFDTIKK
- the udk gene encoding uridine kinase; translation: MLIIGIAGGTGSGKTTVVNKIIKELPTDEVCVISQDSYYKATYNLSYEERTKINFDHPRAIDFELIIEHLKKLKTGKTINQPVYSFVTHNRTTDVIKTHPRKVVIVEGILIFNNEELRNLFDIKIFVHADTDERLIRRVRRDINERGRDINEVLSRYQDTLKPMHQQFIEPTKNYADIIIPNDRHNNVAIDIVRTVISNKL